The following is a genomic window from Brassica rapa cultivar Chiifu-401-42 unplaced genomic scaffold, CAAS_Brap_v3.01 Scaffold0340, whole genome shotgun sequence.
tgtggtctgagcttgaatcattgaggccaagcaccgcggatcaagagctactcatggagaggagggagcaggatcaggtgtttggattGCTGCTGACACTAGATCCTCCgttcaatgatgtgatcaagcacatgttgaggatgccgagtcttccatctatggaggaagtgtgtgcgcagattcagaaggaagaagggtcacttggtatgtttggagggaaaggagacatggctctgtccaacaaggctgaagcaatccaagcacacaaggctgcttaccgtggagaggaaaggaagttcagtggaaactgtgaccattgcaagaagccgggacataagaggagtcagtgctggatcctacacccccatttgaagccggccaagttcaacaaggaaagagagggaagagctcacctttctgcagagacaagtgaagctggcgcatcaggagctggctcatctggtcttgcgggtgaaagtgaaggaagagccttaacctctcaccaccaaggagctgtgaagaacatggatcatgaggtgatcaagaagtcaGACATTGATGCCTTGATCAAAGCCCTTAAAGAGTCTGGTAAAGCCCTTGGTTATTCCTATACTGCTcatgtgttgcctagaacttgTGATAGGTTGCTAGGAAACTTTGATAGAATGGGAAATGAATCAGATAGATATACAACCTTTGCTGCTGATAGGATGTCTAGAAATGAATTCACATTGCTTGATCTCATTGATAAACTGAAACTGGTAAAAGAATCACCTAGGAATCATATTGCTCAAGGAATAAAACCGTTGATTATTGATTCGGGTgcttcacatcatatgataagtgatgatagccttataaagaacatagaaccggctcatggacatgtaatgattgcaaatggtgatagaattcctattagaggagtaggagacttgaaactgtttaataaggattctaaagctttgtacatgcctgagtttacttctaatctattatctgttaagaggtgtaccaatgatcttcaatgcaatgttattttcagtcctaatgatgtgaaatttcaggatattgaaagcagtaagttgattgggcaaggagtaaccaaaggagacctttatttacttgaagacctttctatcatttctagttctagttgcttgttgagttccgttttaagtagaggtgcattgtggcattctaggctaggacatccacatgttagagccttaagcttaatgttaccaggtgtcatgtttaaaaataatgaatgtgaagcttgtattttgggaaaacattgcaagactgtgttcaagagatctactactatctatgataaatgctttgatcttgttcattctgatgtatggac
Proteins encoded in this region:
- the LOC117130167 gene encoding uncharacterized protein LOC117130167, which codes for MERREQDQVFGLLLTLDPPFNDVIKHMLRMPSLPSMEEVCAQIQKEEGSLGMFGGKGDMALSNKAEAIQAHKAAYRGEERKFSGNCDHCKKPGHKRSQCWILHPHLKPAKFNKEREGRAHLSAETSEAGASGAGSSGLAGESEGRALTSHHQGAVKNMDHEVIKKSDIDALIKALKESGY